The Desulfovulcanus ferrireducens DNA segment ATCAAATTAAGGCTACCGGAGCACAGTATTGTATTACTCCATGCCACAACTGCCATTCTCAGATTCATGATCTGAGCGAATACTACAATGGTGGCTGGCATAGCGTGCATTTGTGGACCTTGATCTGTCTCTCCCTGGGCATACTCGGTCCCAACGAACGAGAATACTTAGGTCCCGATCTGAAGGAAGTCGGCCTGTAAATATCCGGTTACCATAAAAGCAAACTAAAACCCCGCCTTAAGGCGGGGTTTTTTTATGGACACACCGGATAAATCAGATTAAAAAAGATCCTTGTGTCTCGCCTCAAAATATCTACATCCTTCAGCCTTTATGTCCTTTTGCTTATGGGCCTTAGCCTGATCAGTATCTTGGGAGCCATCTATCTCGGCCCCTTGTCCATACCATGGTCTAAAGTATCTTCCTGTCTCTGGCACGTGGGAGTACAAGACTCTGTTGCCCCACGAGAACTGTGCGACCCGAACCTTTCACTGATTATTTGGCATCTACGTATGCCTCGGGCTATTTTGGCCTTTCTTGTCGGTTCCAGTTTGGCCCTCTCCGGCGCAGTCTTTCAGGGTCTTCTGCAAAATCACCTGGCAGATCCTTTTACCATAGGCGTATCCACTGGCTCTGCTTTTGGAGCCAGCCTGGCCATTTTTTTTGGGTTGACCTCACTTTTTGGGCCGGTGACTCTGCCCATTTTTGCCTTATGCGGGGCCGGGCTTGCTCTGACCATAGTCCTTGGTCTGGGCTACAGGGGAGGTAAACTTAGCAAAGAATCCTTGGTCCTGGCCGGAATAGTGGTGGCTACATTTTTATCAGCTTTAATTTCTCTGCTGAAATCTCTGGATGAAGAATCCGTAGCCGGTATAGTCTTCTGGATCATGGGCAGCTTTCAAGGCCGCTCCTGGGAACATGTATCCATTTTTCTTCCTTACTATATTCCGGCCTGCCTCATAATTCTTTTCTGGGCCAGGGAGCTGGATATATTAAGTCTGGGCGACATCCATGCCAAGACGTTAGGACTTAATCCCAATAGAGTCAGGCTTTTTCTTCTTGCTGGAGCGAGCCTCCTTACTGGGGCGGCCGTATCAGTATCCGGTGTGATTGGTTTTGTGGGGCTGATCATTCCACATTTAATCCGGTTGTCCATAGGCAGCAACCATAAAAAACTGCTTCCACTGTCAGCTCTTTTGGGGGGTAACTTGATGATCTGGGCAGATATTCTGGCCAGAACTATCTTGTCAGGTGGAGAGGAATTGCCAGT contains these protein-coding regions:
- a CDS encoding FecCD family ABC transporter permease; the encoded protein is MSRLKISTSFSLYVLLLMGLSLISILGAIYLGPLSIPWSKVSSCLWHVGVQDSVAPRELCDPNLSLIIWHLRMPRAILAFLVGSSLALSGAVFQGLLQNHLADPFTIGVSTGSAFGASLAIFFGLTSLFGPVTLPIFALCGAGLALTIVLGLGYRGGKLSKESLVLAGIVVATFLSALISLLKSLDEESVAGIVFWIMGSFQGRSWEHVSIFLPYYIPACLIILFWARELDILSLGDIHAKTLGLNPNRVRLFLLAGASLLTGAAVSVSGVIGFVGLIIPHLIRLSIGSNHKKLLPLSALLGGNLMIWADILARTILSGGEELPVGVLTALLGGPFFCLLLVKKFKA